One segment of Natronosalvus halobius DNA contains the following:
- a CDS encoding 4a-hydroxytetrahydrobiopterin dehydratase, which translates to MADVLSDDEISDRLPETWDREGDEIVRVYEFDDYLRGVNFAQMVGEIAESQFHHPEITIRYEEVEIRLTTHDAGGITENDIEMAELIESEHSA; encoded by the coding sequence ATGGCGGACGTACTTTCCGACGACGAGATCTCGGACCGACTCCCGGAAACGTGGGACCGCGAGGGCGACGAAATCGTTCGCGTCTACGAGTTCGACGACTACCTTCGCGGCGTGAACTTCGCCCAGATGGTCGGCGAAATCGCTGAATCACAGTTCCACCACCCCGAGATAACGATCCGCTACGAGGAAGTCGAAATTCGACTCACGACCCACGACGCTGGCGGTATCACGGAGAACGACATCGAGATGGCGGAGTTGATCGAGTCCGAACACAGCGCCTGA